TGAACCTCCCACGGCCATATTTGAGACACAGTGCTCTCTCCAGTCAGGGAATGCTCCACCACAGCTACATCAGTGTTAGTGGCAGAGTCTAGTACAAGACCACTGTATTTCTCGATCTCCTGAAGGAGCTTTTTGTCTTCTGCCAGCTTCCTTCGAAGGCGGTGGCGAAGCTTGCTGCTGTCTAGAAAGACAGGAGGTACAGGTGTAGAGGTTTGTAACAGCACTGTTCAATAAGGAAAGACATATTGCacccaaaaaaaattaaagcaaagCTGCAGTAATTGAAGTAtgtgaaaattttaatttagttttacaaACAGATAACCCAAAAGTCCAGTGTGTAACATTTAGGGGATACGCACATTCCTGAAAACAAGAATTGCTGTGCTTTAATTACTTTGGAATGGGAAGTTTGTATCTAAATATGGTCCTTCCACAGAGGTTCCTACGGAGACCACAACGGACAAACAAACACTGGCTCGAGATAGGACCACTCACTTTCTCTCGTCTGTCACAGTAGTTCTACTACAGCTTGCAGGGGTGAGGGGAGCTGGTTGCAATCTACAACCTTGTACATTTAACATGTATTTTTTGGTGGAGTAGGATGCATACAGTAGCTTGAATATATCAACCTATTATACTCTGTAGTTATACCATTCTGACGGTAAAGGGTTTGCTTCCGCTGCCTCACACTAAGGTAAAGCCCCTCAATCGACTGCTGAAGTCCTCTGTGTGCGGTGCCTTGACTGCCATGAGATGTATTTGGTGTCTCTGTAGAAGTAATAGTGAAAGCAAATTCACTGTTAAAACACAGAACCGTTTCAGTGTTTGAATTTGTATATAAATCCCCTTTTAAGCCTTCATTAACACTTCCTGGTTTCTACCACTCCATTTAATCTATTAGTAAATGGTGAAAgaaattcaatttaattaaatgggCACAATTTGTCTCAAAGGCTTTACAATCTGTACAAGAAACGATTAAGCAAAAAGGCTACATAGTACAGTTTGCAGTTTTGCTTGCAAACATTACAAATGTACATGTGATGCAAGAATATTATACATACTTCACACTTAGTAGCATGGGCTCGAGCATGCATCTCACTGAGGAAAGGTTTCATTGTGGTCAGATCTTGAAGAGCAGGAAGGACACTAGCAGCTTTCTCCAAGTATGCCCAATATTTGCAAACCACATCCATTGCAAAGAATTGTGCCTCGGCTGGCATGAGCTCCTTCTGAAGATACAGAGGGTAGGCAAATATCTCCCCCCTGTACATATTAAGAGCTTTCAGAAGGAATCCGTGGCGACACACTGCAACCTCCATCCCCTCTTCATCCAATTTGGAAGCCCTCCTTGATGTCTCCCTCGCTGCTGTCCACTGGGAGTCCCCACATGTGCCTTTTCCCTGTGTCTACGACACAcataacaaacacaacaaatcaaacaaaagCAATGCTGTCATACAATATATGGCATTTATTCTCTCAGTTTGATTTTGGAGTAGCTGGTTGGTAGAAGTCACGGAAATCAAGGTCGgacatatatagatatatatggTTCTTTTTGGGACAACTTTTCGGTCAAGTTATGATTGAAACTTGCATTTCTCACTGCTTTCtgtatggtttccacaaatctAGACACCGCAACGTCTTCAGCCACAAAGAGCCCCTCAAAAAAGGCAGGATCATCAGAGctgaggaagaaagaaaaataggAAATACATccattaaatatataaagaaaataaaacaataagaccACCTTGTGTCTCGGCGAAAGCAATATAGCTTTCGGTTTCCATCGGCTGAAACAGTCAACATTTCCGGCGTGCAGGCTGGGCAGGTGAGAGGAGCACCACAGCAGAGCTGGTCTTCCTCAAATGAAGCATATGAAAACTCTAAGAAGCTGCGCTGTAGTGTATCGCCGTTGATTTGTCCAGACTGGAAGATATATAGAATGAAATAGTATATGTAACAATGTCTGATAATGGAAGGCTTGTCTGGAGAATCCTGGAGAGATGACCTTGAGTTCCTGAAAGGAGTTCAGGAGGTCCAGTGTATAAAGTGTGGAGCTGGTGACAGAGGCTGGCCAATATCCACTCCTAAGGAGGTCCTTCAAGTCAGGGGTGCACTGATGCTGGCACGTTTGACATACACGTAGTGGCTGATGCAAGTCAAAACGCCCTTTGaacaaaaaagtacatttaaaaatttattttaaaacagttagGTAATTCTGCACATTGTGAATGGTTGAGAGACTGCACAAGTTCCTATAAACCCGGCACTCAAACCAGACTTCTTGAGTAGTGTCACACATTGTCTAAATCATCAAATTACAAACAGCCGTGTTGGCTAATGACAACACCATGTGCTATACCATAGATTTTGACATGACTTCAATTGTAAGCACAATGCTACAGCACACTAGTATGAAAAACATCACATCTACAATAGCAATCTAAATAGTGAATTGTTCTTACCATTGATGGTAATTAAAATCACTGGTTTGCCCGGTAATATGGTGGAGTTTGTGCCTTCACAGGAGCAGTCTGGCGCCTTTGGCAAAATACAAGCTGGCAAAACGAAAGACAACCACTAATTTAGATGATCTGTAATTGGCTGCAGACACATAAACAGCAAAACGAGGGCTTTCATGAGAACATACCTTGCTCATGGATGAAATATCCATCTCGCCCTTTAATGACGCATGAGGTTGGAGGAATGGCGTCAAAAAACCCATGAATCACACATTCCCTGCTGTGGAGTGGCTGTTTATTGTGATGCAATACATCACAGTCTCCACAGAACCAGTCCTCAGGAAGACACTCTCTGCACCTAgggagaaaataaaacaattataatatattatttcaggCGAATAACTCATAAAGTATAACACACTCAATTTAAGCTATTACAAATTTAGTTAGAGACTAGGTTTGATTTTATTGTGGACTGAATAGTGGCTCAGTGTTTACTAGCGCTGTCACCTTACAGCAAGAAGGTCCTAAATTTACTTTTCTCATAAATGTGGTTTTCATCTGGTTGTCCCCCAAAACACATGCACCTTAGCCTATAAAACAGGGCACTAAACATTAAAACCAACCTAATAACAGCAGGCTCATGGCAAAGCCAACACAATGGCTGACCAACAGCTTCTGTTGCAATAAGGCATTTTAGGTGGTATGGTCTTGCTTCTTTCCAGCGCTCTGAGGCTTTCTGCTGCCGAAAAGACCATGATGATGCACAGCTTTAGAATATTGATGCACAATATTTAGAATAAACACCACTTCATGATTCAGTATCAAACTATTACGGCACTGTCAGTTTTGTCTAAGGGGTTTTTCTTTAATCACACGTGGATTTTAGATTTAAACTTAAATTCATCACTTTGATTTACCAAATTGCTGTTGAGGATTGAGTTCTGCTAAGTGGAACCTCCACACTGGATGACAGGAGTATTCGACCgggtgtgtgtgactgtaaaacagtacataGAAGAATAAAAACATGTTAGACTACCActgcatgttttttgttttttacccaAAACTGAACAATTTATGAAATCAGACATATTtctgttaaaggggtggtttactgcgatttcactattgtcattttaaatagtgtgtaatgttgctgttggtgcatgaacagtatctgcaaagttgctgcgctgaaagttcaaagtaagcggagatatcgtcttttaaaaatcaggaagtttaatgcctacaaaaacgactcatatgggactacaacgagatacttcccgggttgcatacgtaaaaaacccataaatttgcatcaacccctccctccggaacatgccaaagagggggcaaggccatgttctgcggctttgtcgaagaggaagagttatagtggagagttgtagtcatgccgtcgaaacggtgttattttcacccagctgtcaggtcttctgtgttcgggcttcctacggacgctgtagttcgtcaacaatggttaaaatttatgtttgattatgttcctgacaattacaatcctaatttagctctcggtgctgcgcattttactgaagacagcttccagaatctacacgagttcaatgccggattcacacagaaactattactaaaacatgg
This sequence is a window from Onychostoma macrolepis isolate SWU-2019 chromosome 23, ASM1243209v1, whole genome shotgun sequence. Protein-coding genes within it:
- the LOC131532228 gene encoding uncharacterized protein LOC131532228; amino-acid sequence: MQCCASSWSFRQQKASERWKEARPYHLKCLIATEAVGQPLCWLCHEPAVIRCRECLPEDWFCGDCDVLHHNKQPLHSRECVIHGFFDAIPPTSCVIKGRDGYFIHEQACILPKAPDCSCEGTNSTILPGKPVILITINGRFDLHQPLRVCQTCQHQCTPDLKDLLRSGYWPASVTSSTLYTLDLLNSFQELKSGQINGDTLQRSFLEFSYASFEEDQLCCGAPLTCPACTPEMLTVSADGNRKLYCFRRDTSSDDPAFFEGLFVAEDVAVSRFVETIQKAVRNTQGKGTCGDSQWTAARETSRRASKLDEEGMEVAVCRHGFLLKALNMYRGEIFAYPLYLQKELMPAEAQFFAMDVVCKYWAYLEKAASVLPALQDLTTMKPFLSEMHARAHATKCERHQIHLMAVKAPHTEDFSSRLRGFTLV